Within Chloroflexota bacterium, the genomic segment ATGTTCGGCTACGCGTGCAACGAAACCGACGTTTTGATGCCCTTGCCCATTTACCTGGCGCACAAACTCACCCGCCGCCTGGCCGAAGCCCGCAAGCAAGGCTTGCTGCCGTGGCTGCGCCCCGACGGCAAAAGCCAGGTCACCGTGGAATACGCCTACGGCAAGCCCAAGCGGGTGCACACCGTGCTCATCAGCACCCAGCACGCGCCCGACATCAGCCGCTCCGATCTGGAAGAGGGCGTCATCGAGGAAATTGTCAAACCCATCATCCCGCCGGAACTGGTCGATGGCGAAATACGCTACCTGATCAACCCCACCGGCCGCTTCGTGGTGGGCGGCCCGATGGGCGACGCCGGCATGACTGGCCGCAAGATCATTGTGGACACGTACGGCGGCATGGGGCGGCACGGCGGCGGCGCATTCAGCGGCAAAGACCCGACGAAAGTGGACCGCTCCGGCGCTTACGCAGCCCGCTGGGTGGCGAAGAACATCGTGGCCGCGGGCCTGGCCGACCGCTGCGAAATTCAGGTGGCCTACGCCATCGGCGTTGCCAAACCGGTTTCGGTGAGCGTGGAAACCTTTGGCACCGGCCGCATCCCCGACGAGCAAATCGCCGAACTGGTGCAGCAGCACTTCGACCTGCGCCCCGGTGCCATCATCCGCGACCTGGATTTGCGCCGCCCCATCTACCGCCAGGTAGCTGCTTACGGGCACTTCGGCCGCGACGACCTCGACCTGCCCTGGGAACACACCAATAAGGCCGAGGCGCTGCGGGCAGCGGCAAACGTCTGAACTGCAGATTACACAGATGACGCAGATTTATTTAGAAGGGCGAGGCGATAGTCTCGCCCTGATTGCATCACTGAGCGTGTCAGGTGTCGGGGTGACAGCGTGTCAGGTGTCAGGTGTGTCAGGATACCCAGATGCCCGGATGCCCTGATGCCCAGTGCAACCAAGCAACCACCCGACTACCCAACCAAACGACTAAACGACTAACTGACCAAACGACTAAACGACCAAACGACTAAACGACCAAACGCCCCCCGACTAACTGACCAAACGACCAAACGACCACCCGACTAACTGACGACTTCGTGTAAAATAGAGCCATCCCTTCCCCAAGGAGCCTGCCATGCACAAACTTGCTGGAATCTACGCCGCCGCGGTCACGCCCGCGGACGCCCACGGCGCGCCCCAGCCCGAAGACCTGCCCCGCCTGCTGGATTTCCTGGCCGAACGCGGCTGCCACGGTGCGCTGCTGTTGGGCACCACCGGCGAAGGGCCTTCCTTTTCCCCCGAAGAGCGCCTGAGCATCATGCAGGCCGCGACCCACGTGCGGGAAACCCGCGCCGACTTCCGCCTGCTGGCCGGCACCGGTACCCCCAGCCTGAGCGAAACCATCGCGCTCACCCGCGCTGCGTTCGACCTCGGCTTCGACGGCGTGGTGGTGCTGCCGCCCTACTATTTCCGCGACGCGTCGGAAGATGGCCTCTACCAATGGTTTGCCGCGCTGCTGCAAGCCGCGGTGCCCGCGGACGGCGCTCTGCTGGGTTACCACATCCCGCAGGTTTCCGGCGTGGGGCTTTCGCTGGATTTGCTCGCCCGCCTGCACGACAGGTTCCCCAATTTCGTCGGCATCAAGGATTCCACAGGCAGCGCCGACCATGCCGCCGCGCTGGGGGCGCGCTTTGGCGACGACCTCTTGGTGCTCAGCGGCAACGACCGCCTGCTCACCCACGCGTTGGCACACCGCGCGGGCGGAGCGATCACCGCGCTGGCCAACGTCGCCTCGCCGTGGCTACGCGAGGTGTGGGAAGCCCACCAGCAGGGCCGCACCGTGCCCGCCGCGCAGGCAACTCTCAACCGTGGCCGCGATGCGCTGGAAGCCTACCCGCCCTTCGGTCCCACCCTCAAAGCCCTGCTGCATACCCTGCACGGCTTCCCGCAATGGGGGGTGCGCCCGCCACTGGTGCCGTTGGCAAGCACGCAGGCAGAAGAAGCAGGGAAGCAGATGAAGGAAGCGTTAGCGTGAGAAGATGCGAAATGACAATTGAAGATTTGCTCCCCCAATAACCCATATCCACCACTTAATACCCCAATATCCCCCGCGTCCAAACAAACGACTACCCCGGAGGTTCCCCATGCCCACCCACCCCTACGGCCTTTGGCCTTCACCATTTTCGGCGAAGATGCTCGCCAATTTCTACCGTTTCAACGACGTCCAATGGGCGCCCGACAGCACCCTGCTGTGGGCCGAGGGCCGCGGCGCGCAGACATTCCTGCTCGCGCAAAAGGGCACCGAAGCCCCGCGGGAACTCTTCCGCAACCTCAGCCTGCGCCCCGGTGTGGGCTACGGTGGCGGCGAATTCGGCCTGGGGCCGGATTTCGCGGTGTTCGTGGCAAACAACCGCCTCTACCGCCAGGCCCTCACGAGCGGCACGCCCCGCGCCATTACCCCCGCGTTCGGTGGCACGGCCTCGCCCGTGGTTTCCCCCGATGGCCGCTGGGTGGTTTTCGTGCACACGTACGAGGAAACCGACGTCCTTGCCTCCGCACCCGCGGACGGTAGCCAGTGGCCCCAGCGCATCGCCCAGGGCGCGGATTTCTACATGCAGCCCGCGTTTGCGCCCGATGGCCGTCACCTCGCGTGGGTAGAATGGGATTTCCCGCAGATGCCCTGGGACGGCACCCGCCTGATGCTCGCACAGTGGGCAGATGGCCGCGCCCACACGCCGCGGCACATCGCCGGCGACGACGACACCCCCATCTTCCAGCCCGCGTTCTCGCCCGATGGCCGCTATCTGGCCTATCTGGCGCAGGACGCTGATCGCGACACCCTTTACCTCTACGACCTGAAAGGCGGGGAAACCCGCGCGCTGCTGAGCGACAAAATCATGCTGCTGCCCGCGTGGGTGCAGGGGATGCGCGCATTCACATGGCTGAACGCCCAGCGCCTGCTGGTGCTGGAAAATCGCCTGGGCTTCAGCCGCATCTGGCTGGTTTCGGTAGACGGGCAGGCCACGGAAAGCGACCCCGCGCCCTACACATGGCTGCGACAGCCCGCGGCTGCCCCCGATGGGCAACGCCTCGCGTTCCTGGCTTCCGCGCCGCAGATTCCAGAACGAGTGGTGGTATGGCATCCCGCAAGCGGGCAATGGGAAACCCGCGCCCGCGCGGCCACCGAGAGCATTCCCGCTGAGCACCTGCCCGTGCTCAAGCCGATTTCCTGGCAGGCCGAGGACGGCACCACGGTGCACGCGCTGTATTACGCGCCTGTGCCCGCGGCGTGGCGCGATGACACGCCCCCGCCCGCACTGGTCAGCATCCACGGCGGGCCGACTTCCCAGCGCACCGCGTCGTTCAACGCGCAGGCGGCCTACTTCGCCAGCCGCGGCTACGCGTATGTGGAACTCAACTATCGCGGCTCCACCGGCTACGGGCGGCGCTACATGCTGGCCTTGCGGGAGCGCTGGGGCGACGTGGATGTGGAAGACGCGGTCACGCTGGCCAAGGTGCTGGCCGAGCGCGGCCTGGCCGACCCGCAGCGCATGGTCATCATGGGCGGCAGTGCGGGCGGCTACACCGTGCTCAACGTGCTGGTGCGGCACCCCGGCGTTTACAAAGCCGGCATGGAGTTCTACGGCGTGAGCGACCTGTTCGCGCTGGACATGGACACCCACAAATTCGAGCGGCACTACACCGCCACTTTAGTGGGGCAACTGCCAGAAGCCGCGGAGAAATACCGCGCCTGGTCGCCGGTGTTCCATGCGGACAAAATCCGCGACCCCATTGCAGTGTTCCAGGGGCTGGAAGACAAAGTGGTGCCGCCCAATCAGTCGGAAAGCATCGTGCAGGCGCTGCGGCGCAACGGCGTGCCGCACATTTACAAGACCTACGAAGGCGAAGGCCACGGCTTCCGCAAACCCGAAACCCTGGAAGACTTTTACAGCACCATGGAGCGATTTTTGCAGAAGCATGTGCTGTTTGCGTAAAAAGGCAGATGCCAGGGCGTGCAGTGATGCCCGGGGCATCGAGTGTCAGGTGTCAGGTATCAAGTGCCCTGATGCCCCGATGCTACGCTGGCTCAACGCCCCAACGCCCTCTTGACCGCCCGCCTCCCCAACCACGCGACCATCCGACCACATCCCCATGCCCCTCATCCAAAGTCGTCAAAACCCCAAAATCAAACTGGCGCGTCGGCTGCTGACCCGACACGGACGGCGTAAGCACGGCCTCTTTCTGGTCGAAGGCCTGCGCCACGTTGGCGCGGCGCTGGAAGCCGGCACCGAGATAGCCTACCTGCTCTGGGCACCCGACCGGCTCACCAGCGCCTTCGGGCGCCAACTGGTGGCTCAAGTCGAAAAACAGCGGCCAGTCCATGCCGTGGCTGGTGAAGTGTTAGACAGCCTCTCGCCGCGCGAGCACAGCCAGGGGCTGATCGCCGTTGTTCCCATCCATCCCACCCCGCTCGAAGCCCTGACGCCCGCCACACACCCCTGGGTGGTTGCCATCACCACACCCCAAAACCCCGGCAACATCGGCACAGTGCTGCGCACGATGGACGCCGTGGGTGCTGACGCCCTCATGCTGCTGGAAGGCGGTGCCGACCCTTACCACCCGGCAGCCGTCCGCGCCAGCATGGGGGCGCTTTTCTGGCTTCCGGTAGTGCAAACGCCGTGGGAAGCCTTCATTGCGTGGGCCCAGCACCACGGTTACCACCTTTACGGCTCGTCAGCCCACGGCACCACTGCCTACACTGACGTTGGCTACACGAAGCCCGCGGTGCTCTTGTTAGGCAACGAGCGCCACGGGCTTTCCCCCGCCCAGCAGGCCGCCTGCGAAACCATTGTGTCGCTGCCCATGGAAGGTCACGGCACTTCGCTCAACCTCGCGGTGGCAGCGGGCGTGCTGCTGTATGCCATGAAAGCACGTCTCACCCCCACACTCTGAGCACTTTCTCTACGCTTCCAAGCCACCAGGCCCCCAGAAATACAAAACCCGCCTCTCGGCGGGTTTTTGCTGTGCCCCCAATGGGATTTGAACCCATGTCGCGGGCTTGAAAGGCCCGTGTCCTAGGCCAGACTAGACGATGGGGGCAAGCGGCCTGAATTTTACCAGAAGGCCTTCAGAGGGTCAAGTTTTTGCGGGCAGTGAAAAACACCTCTTTTCTCGCCCTCCGCTATTTGCCGTACACCGCGCGCACGGCTTCCAGCCGGGCGACGGCCTCAGGCGGCAGGGGAGCAGGCTTCCCCACCAGATGCGCCCACAACAGCGTTTTGGCCGTGTGTTCCAGCACCTCCATACGCGTCACGGCTTCTTCCACCGTGCGGCCAACAGCCAAAGCCCCGTGACGGGCCAGCAAAATAACGTCGTGCTCACCAATCAAACCGGCAATGGCATCGCGGTTTTCGGGCGTGGAAGGCGTGGCGTAAGCCGTTGTGGGCACGTTGCCCAAAAGGAGCACCGCTTCCGGCAACACCGGCTCATCCAGGCGAATGCCAGCCAGGGTCAACGCCACCGCGCCTGCAGGATGTGCATGTACCACAGCCCCCACATCCTCCCGCTGGCGGTAGGCTTCCAGATGCATCGGCCATTCGGAAGTGGGCTTCAGGTCACGCCGCCCCGCCAACACGCGGCCTTCCAAATCCACAATCAACAACTCTTCCGGCTGCAAAGCGGCTTTAGGCACGCCGGAAGGCACAATCAGCACCCGCTCTGCATCGAGGCGCGCCGA encodes:
- a CDS encoding class II aldolase/adducin family protein; translated protein: MDGTWTLRRQLVAAARRMAAQGLMPGPSGNLSARLDAERVLIVPSGVPKAALQPEELLIVDLEGRVLAGRRDLKPTSEWPMHLEAYRQREDVGAVVHAHPAGAVALTLAGIRLDEPVLPEAVLLLGNVPTTAYATPSTPENRDAIAGLIGEHDVILLARHGALAVGRTVEEAVTRMEVLEHTAKTLLWAHLVGKPAPLPPEAVARLEAVRAVYGK
- a CDS encoding S9 family peptidase, with the protein product MPTHPYGLWPSPFSAKMLANFYRFNDVQWAPDSTLLWAEGRGAQTFLLAQKGTEAPRELFRNLSLRPGVGYGGGEFGLGPDFAVFVANNRLYRQALTSGTPRAITPAFGGTASPVVSPDGRWVVFVHTYEETDVLASAPADGSQWPQRIAQGADFYMQPAFAPDGRHLAWVEWDFPQMPWDGTRLMLAQWADGRAHTPRHIAGDDDTPIFQPAFSPDGRYLAYLAQDADRDTLYLYDLKGGETRALLSDKIMLLPAWVQGMRAFTWLNAQRLLVLENRLGFSRIWLVSVDGQATESDPAPYTWLRQPAAAPDGQRLAFLASAPQIPERVVVWHPASGQWETRARAATESIPAEHLPVLKPISWQAEDGTTVHALYYAPVPAAWRDDTPPPALVSIHGGPTSQRTASFNAQAAYFASRGYAYVELNYRGSTGYGRRYMLALRERWGDVDVEDAVTLAKVLAERGLADPQRMVIMGGSAGGYTVLNVLVRHPGVYKAGMEFYGVSDLFALDMDTHKFERHYTATLVGQLPEAAEKYRAWSPVFHADKIRDPIAVFQGLEDKVVPPNQSESIVQALRRNGVPHIYKTYEGEGHGFRKPETLEDFYSTMERFLQKHVLFA
- a CDS encoding methionine adenosyltransferase; amino-acid sequence: MSTTFMQSPSLLFTSESVTEGHPDKMCDQISDAVLDAFLAQDPYARVACETATKTGFVMLFGEITSQAHVNFNDLAREVIREIGYTGSDTGFDADTSGVLVAIAKQSGDIAMGVNKALEAKIGEMTEEEIEAVGAGDQGMMFGYACNETDVLMPLPIYLAHKLTRRLAEARKQGLLPWLRPDGKSQVTVEYAYGKPKRVHTVLISTQHAPDISRSDLEEGVIEEIVKPIIPPELVDGEIRYLINPTGRFVVGGPMGDAGMTGRKIIVDTYGGMGRHGGGAFSGKDPTKVDRSGAYAARWVAKNIVAAGLADRCEIQVAYAIGVAKPVSVSVETFGTGRIPDEQIAELVQQHFDLRPGAIIRDLDLRRPIYRQVAAYGHFGRDDLDLPWEHTNKAEALRAAANV
- a CDS encoding dihydrodipicolinate synthase family protein, with protein sequence MHKLAGIYAAAVTPADAHGAPQPEDLPRLLDFLAERGCHGALLLGTTGEGPSFSPEERLSIMQAATHVRETRADFRLLAGTGTPSLSETIALTRAAFDLGFDGVVVLPPYYFRDASEDGLYQWFAALLQAAVPADGALLGYHIPQVSGVGLSLDLLARLHDRFPNFVGIKDSTGSADHAAALGARFGDDLLVLSGNDRLLTHALAHRAGGAITALANVASPWLREVWEAHQQGRTVPAAQATLNRGRDALEAYPPFGPTLKALLHTLHGFPQWGVRPPLVPLASTQAEEAGKQMKEALA
- a CDS encoding RNA methyltransferase, whose translation is MPLIQSRQNPKIKLARRLLTRHGRRKHGLFLVEGLRHVGAALEAGTEIAYLLWAPDRLTSAFGRQLVAQVEKQRPVHAVAGEVLDSLSPREHSQGLIAVVPIHPTPLEALTPATHPWVVAITTPQNPGNIGTVLRTMDAVGADALMLLEGGADPYHPAAVRASMGALFWLPVVQTPWEAFIAWAQHHGYHLYGSSAHGTTAYTDVGYTKPAVLLLGNERHGLSPAQQAACETIVSLPMEGHGTSLNLAVAAGVLLYAMKARLTPTL